CAAATGGTTGTGGTAAATATAAACTTGTTTATCTGCTTGTCTGAAAAATTGTTTGGAAGTCATTTTTTGGTATTCTACTACTAGatgttttcaaaatttttagaaaCTCTCAGTAGTACTAGTTTTTCCATAGCATTGGTTACTTAATCCACCTCCTTGCCTCCTTCCCCAATGTCAAATTCCTTCTCCTGGCGAACTGCCAATGTCGATGCCTCTATCTCCATCCCAATTTTGTTCATCTCCACCTCCTTGCCTCCACCACAACTGGAAATTCTTCAATGAGTCTTCATAAACCCTACTACTCTACCAGCTCAACCATTCCGCAGTCTCCCAGCTCCTCCATCACCTGTTTCAAGCTTCCTTCCTTTCCTCAACAGTCCCCAAATGGTTACAGATTTTTGTTATCTTGCATTTTCTTATTAAATTTGAATCAGGCGTATAACCTCTTTTAGCATATCCAAGAATTTTCAAGAGGAGAGAATTCCTTTTGGGGTGAGAGCGTAGTGGACTGTGAGCTTAAATTGTATCTCTGTATGTTACACCATAACTTGTTAAATTTGAATGATGGTGATGATTGAATTCAATAAATTTAGATCCATCTGAATTGTGAGAAAGTGTCTAAGCATAACTACAAGAATGCTGTAGAACATGTTGCCAGTGCTAATATATAATAAAGGAAAGGTTAAAAGTTTTGAGTACTTGGCTGTGCTTCCActttgaaatttatttgtttcttgTGCTGTTATttcaggaaaagaaaagagtgggATGTATTTGAACCCATTGTTGACCTTTTGTCAAATGAGGAAGTGGATGCCTTAGAGGCAACAGAAGAGAGGAATGCCCGATGATAATTAATGCACATGTACTTAAACCTGTCGTCAACCATAACTGATTCAGATGACAACTATTTTGTAAGAGACTATTTTTTCTGATAGATTTGTTGACTTCTTTTGAGAATAGTGCAGGAGTATGTGAATGTGAATTTGACTGTGACTGTGACTGTATTTTAGCATGTATAGATGAAAATGGATTCCCCCACTAGTTCTATTCCTCTGAAATTGTCATTCCACATCAAACGTGTGTTATAAGTTTATCATGCTGCTTATGTATTGTGATCAAGAGATAATTGATTCTTGCTGTCATTTGCTTTCCATCTGATGTCCATCCCAGTGCATGTTAACCCAAATTTTTTAGAAATATCTAGCTGTCTCGGGCAAGTTTACAAATACAGGTTTTGGAAATGTAGAAACTTAGGAAATATAATGGTGCTGTTAGCTGGTGATTGTACCAAAAAGACAAGATTGCTGCTATATTTTTAGGTTGAGATGATTTTGTCTGTGAAGGACACACTTCATAATGTCTGGGATTTGGTGatctttttatttcatctgCTACATTTTCAAGTGGAAGTTCCATGACTTGTACACCAAACTAGCACGGATTAGTGCATCATTATTGGGATAGGATCTATGGGAAGTAAGAAATTAGCCGCCCAACTTTATTTTTCCCTAAAATTTGTTCTCCCACGTATTGCAATTTAATTAGGTACCTACTCAAGGATAAGTTGTTTATTTGGGTCTAGAGTCCTctatcatttccttgatacctTTGGGAACTTTCAGAGCTCATTGTCGAGTCAAGATTTAAAGGATGTTACTGGCATTTCCTTGTTCATTAGATTTCATACTTTTTGCAAATGTACTAATGATACTAGTAACCTACATAATCTTGGGATTATGCCCCTTGATTGCTCAACATAGTCTTTTGGCAAGGTAAACATCATAATAATTGTGCAAGATTTAatcaaaattatatttactgTAGGAGCAATGTTAAACATTGACCTCGAAAATACACACACACCAGAGGTGATATTTGCACTTTcatcatttattttatcatatagtctaataaatgaaaattatatgaTTAAAATGATAGTGAAAATGTGAATAACAAAAATGTGAGTGCAAATAACAGTTATATATATTACACATATATAGGGGTTAAGTTTATTTCATGTGCATGGAAGTGTACTATATTTTTTGTCGAATGTGTGAGGTTGTGcgtttcttttgtcttttgtttttcaattttcttggcTATATAcatgcattttctttctttggaacCCAAAAGTAAGAAGTAGCCGCTAATGAATAAGAGACATCCGATTCTTTTTCATAATGAAATTCAAAAGATACAACACTAAGATAgagcaaaaattaaaaaaaataaaagaaagaaaatcataGAGTAAATGGACgcctaaattttgaaaatctaaATTTCAAGTaaattttggccaaataaatataCATACATAAGCAAATTTATATAGTACATACTTGTGTGTTGTATCCAAGACTAAATACTCAAATTTTTAAACTGGATTTAATTAATATTGAATATTTAATTACTATTGAATATTGCAACCTGAAACATGAATTCAGCTACTCCTGTGAATGAAACAAAGGTTTAGGAACATGAACATTTCAGGTATTGTCTTCCTATGATGAAGCCCTGGGAACATGATCATCTGCCAGCTCATGAAATATAACTCAAAACATTCTCCCAATGGACATAATGAATGAGATAGACAGATTAATTTAGCCTCAGTACACACTTTCCAATAGAGTGCTACTATAAACCTTTTTTCTTATgaaaaaaattcccaaaaaacaactaaaaaaaatttactattttatcaCATATCTTTGGAGTCATGGCTAAATGATTCCTCATTTATTACTACGTACTAATATACTCTCTTATCTTATCTTGATATGAAGTTGCAATTTAGAATTTTTGACAGAAgattaagaagaaaaaaaaaattaacaaagaaGTCACTTGAGTTGTACATGCATGCGCTGTTAAAACTACAGCTAAATGACCAATTTTGTCCTCTTTTAAGTTTTTGACCAGTATGGTCGCTTAGTACTATGGCAAACTAATTTGGTCCTTTAAACTTAAAAAATTTGGCGAAAGTGATACTTAAAACGGAAATTCGGGAGTTGCTTATGAACGGAAATTCGGGAGTTGCTTATGAAATTAAGGATTTTTTTCTTGCAAACaatggctccgtttggattatgtgttttttaaaaactttactgtaactgtgtatatgaaaaacttttattatATATTGAGCCGATCTAGTTGAAGTTGCAAGCTGAACTTCATACAGATTCCTATTTGGTTGACAATTCTTTTGTAAATGACTACTTTAAAATAGCATTACATAGAAATTGATTGGAATATGCTCTGGAGGGCTAATTTGGTTAGAACATAATAGTGTTCGCAATAGAACTACAGTATGTAATGGATCTTAGCTGCAGCCTGCGGCCAACAGATACTAGGAAACTGATACAATTCCGTCCCAGAAGTGCAGTGAAGGCTTGATTAGAGGTTTGTCTGGTGGTTCTTTGTAATCTTCAGCACTTGGAACCATATTATTCATTGATGCAAATGCCAACCTCATCAATTGCATTGCCACTTCTTTCATGGAAGGCCTGTCCTCTCCTTTTACATTCCAACATCGCTCTGCTAGCCTAGCAACTTGCATCAACTGCTCAATATTCTCTTCAGACACCATGAACTCTTCGAGAATCTCAATCAATCGATTTTGCTTTATcgaagaaagaaaatgattgCTTAGACTTATCTCACCCTCCGACCTATCAAAGCATATGGGCAACTTGCCCGCCAATAGCTGAACAAGAACAACTCCAAAGTGATAAACATCACCTTTCTCTGTCAGCTGAAATGTTTGGAAAACTTCAGGGTCAAGATAGCCGCGAGTTCCTTGCGCCATTGTAGATAGTTGATTTTGGTCAAGCGGACCTAACCTTGATGCaccaaaatcagaaattttggcTGTGTAATTTTGATCCAAGAGTATGTTCACAGTCTTTATGTTCCTATGGATGATCGGAGGTGAGGCTGCAGAGTGTAAATATGGGAGAGCCTCAGCAGTTTCTGCAGCTATTCTCAATCGGATTTCCCAACAAATTTTACGTGCCATGTTTTTGTCATGCAAATGCTTGAAAAGGGTACCATTGTCGATAAATTCGTAAACGAGTTACGGTACCTTTGCTTCTAAGCAACAACCCAAGATCTTAACCACATTTTTATGA
This sequence is a window from Coffea eugenioides isolate CCC68of chromosome 7, Ceug_1.0, whole genome shotgun sequence. Protein-coding genes within it:
- the LOC113777285 gene encoding putative wall-associated receptor kinase-like 16; this encodes MARKICWEIRLRIAAETAEALPYLHSAASPPIIHRNIKTVNILLDQNYTAKISDFGASRLGPLDQNQLSTMAQGTRGYLDPEVFQTFQLTEKGDVYHFGVVLVQLLAGKLPICFDRSEGEISLSNHFLSSIKQNRLIEILEEFMVSEENIEQLMQVARLAERCWNVKGEDRPSMKEVAMQLMRLAFASMNNMVPSAEDYKEPPDKPLIKPSLHFWDGIVSVS